In a genomic window of Corynebacterium choanae:
- a CDS encoding exodeoxyribonuclease III produces the protein MAFTIATINVNGIRAAVKQRSEENLGFIPWVNNTEVDVIVLQEVRANEELTRKALAPLLADGWQYAGHDSTVKKGHAGVGILSRYKLADITTGMGSFTDHGRLITATIPDLGIAVGSLYLPSGSAGTAKQDEKYRFLDELEDHLAELADSHEHMVIGGDWNICHRRQDLKNDKSNTNKAGFLPDERAFMDAIFGVAPDSESQVGSHGEFAGAVDYVPTKPIRTPATTPQWVDVARELNGDCDGPYTWWTYRGKAFDTDAGWRIDLQAATPSMARRAQSTRVDKAERYDLRWSDHSPLLVTYQ, from the coding sequence ATGGCTTTTACCATTGCAACCATCAACGTCAACGGCATCCGGGCAGCAGTAAAACAGCGCTCGGAAGAAAACCTCGGATTCATCCCGTGGGTGAACAACACCGAAGTTGACGTCATCGTGCTGCAAGAAGTCCGCGCCAACGAGGAGCTCACCCGCAAAGCCTTAGCCCCACTACTCGCAGACGGCTGGCAGTATGCCGGCCACGATTCGACAGTGAAAAAAGGCCATGCCGGTGTCGGTATCCTCTCCCGCTACAAACTTGCGGACATCACCACAGGAATGGGCAGCTTCACCGACCACGGACGCCTCATCACCGCAACCATCCCGGATTTAGGGATCGCCGTCGGATCGCTGTATCTGCCAAGTGGATCAGCGGGAACTGCGAAACAAGACGAAAAGTATCGCTTCCTCGACGAATTAGAAGACCACCTGGCAGAACTCGCGGACAGCCACGAACACATGGTTATTGGCGGAGACTGGAATATCTGCCACCGGCGACAAGACCTGAAAAACGACAAAAGCAACACAAACAAAGCCGGATTCCTGCCCGACGAGCGGGCCTTTATGGATGCCATCTTCGGAGTGGCACCAGATAGCGAAAGCCAAGTGGGTAGTCACGGCGAGTTTGCCGGTGCAGTCGACTATGTTCCCACCAAACCAATCCGCACACCTGCCACAACACCGCAGTGGGTTGACGTTGCCCGTGAACTCAACGGTGACTGCGACGGCCCCTACACCTGGTGGACCTATCGGGGCAAAGCATTCGACACTGATGCCGGTTGGCGGATTGACCTGCAAGCCGCCACACCGTCGATGGCGCGCCGGGCACAGTCGACCCGGGTCGACAAAGCAGAACGTTACGATCTGCGCTGGTCGGATCATTCCCCGCTCTTGGTGACCTACCAATAG
- a CDS encoding exonuclease domain-containing protein, producing the protein MDTFVSIDFETANECRGSACAVAVVKMTATGTVVDRFSTLLKPHPQVAHFSPRCVRVHGITAPDVQHAPTWEEVHPQIRALLGDDPLVAHNMAFDGYVLTDLDLYYQLESLPNRRFCTLRLARKLFPDLRRHTLPVIYQQYFPAQRFRHHNAAADAEVCAKIFARMVSDEGFARVTALCPPTGPAAQLHRQVETTTQLDGSMDWDVR; encoded by the coding sequence GTGGATACGTTTGTCAGTATCGACTTTGAGACGGCGAATGAATGTCGGGGTTCCGCCTGTGCTGTGGCGGTAGTGAAAATGACAGCTACCGGTACTGTCGTTGACCGTTTCTCCACGCTGCTGAAACCGCATCCCCAGGTTGCACACTTCAGTCCCCGCTGTGTGCGTGTCCATGGGATTACTGCACCAGATGTGCAGCATGCGCCAACGTGGGAGGAGGTGCATCCGCAGATTCGGGCGTTGCTCGGCGATGATCCCCTCGTAGCCCACAATATGGCCTTCGACGGATATGTGCTCACTGACTTGGATCTGTATTACCAGCTTGAGAGCCTGCCCAATCGGCGCTTCTGTACGCTGCGATTGGCGCGAAAACTTTTCCCTGATCTGCGGCGCCATACCTTGCCTGTGATCTATCAACAGTATTTTCCGGCGCAACGATTCCGCCATCACAATGCGGCAGCTGATGCGGAAGTGTGTGCCAAGATTTTTGCGCGAATGGTTAGCGATGAAGGTTTTGCCCGGGTGACAGCGTTGTGCCCACCAACCGGTCCGGCCGCCCAGTTGCACCGTCAGGTAGAAACCACTACACAGCTGGATGGATCCATGGACTGGGATGTGCGCTAG
- a CDS encoding Ig-like domain-containing protein, with the protein MFVTRPARRRSVTALTVMSLTATLLQSPALAATTSTPLTHQCSVLGRTSFSPITEDVQVDAPEEVAVGDTFTVRISPGVMSVDKPVWGLNYRLSIPAPAEAKLVGEPRLVSEGSGLIGGSPRVTTLPPLRQLIVDGGDRPGSFHRPRDPYGWQAQGGEFQFPAIEMTFEALRAGSLHFGYYNEILTPDFAAISYSTTGSSLLNPVVYCRGNKLATVTVSDTPAEAAPTTTTFTDGAETQVAASGGEITLPVQVTGDDGTAVTTGEVAVTLDGRPVETTALSPQGGIAAITIPIPENTTAEPVTYSLTAHYLGTDRYQESSAMHRIVVAGTSAPAPAPVEEVATTTTLAARAGDLIDNATTVAYTLQATVTAAVGTVPDGAVVKFTEHGQTLATAVVSNGVATAQVALGEDAQHRITATLQDVDLAGKRYLASSDTQVVAVPSTAVETPEVTTPILPMEETTITLSAAAETLAVGAPVPLTATVTSPQGKRAGIVVTFRDNGRNIGQATTDASGVATFAAPVTVDGRHTFHAVSADQPTDTVLLLGASSADLTLATRPKTTINNATISLTAAPQQPVAFGDTVTLTATVTPATVVNNAWVSFYEGDTLLADVQVDPATGTASLPVVATATRTLTARLNPGTNTQVSYNGADSAPVTITPTSDDYRFVIDPNDPATPGNTAGSSAEGAGQGSSDTESSSPMPVLVVLVLAILAGGLTLLPPVRQQFNLPPLPPLIPLG; encoded by the coding sequence ATGTTTGTGACCCGTCCAGCTCGCCGCCGCAGTGTAACTGCGCTTACCGTGATGAGCCTCACCGCCACCCTGCTGCAAAGCCCTGCCCTTGCGGCAACCACTTCTACCCCGCTTACCCATCAATGTTCAGTGCTTGGCAGAACTAGCTTTTCCCCTATTACGGAGGATGTGCAGGTTGATGCGCCGGAGGAAGTCGCCGTCGGGGATACGTTTACTGTGCGTATCAGCCCGGGGGTGATGAGTGTCGATAAACCGGTGTGGGGGCTGAATTATCGCCTGAGTATCCCTGCTCCTGCCGAGGCGAAACTCGTTGGGGAGCCACGGCTGGTCAGCGAAGGATCAGGACTGATTGGGGGCAGTCCACGGGTGACGACGTTGCCGCCTCTGCGACAGCTCATCGTCGATGGTGGGGATCGCCCGGGAAGTTTTCATCGGCCGAGGGATCCTTATGGTTGGCAGGCGCAAGGTGGCGAGTTTCAATTCCCTGCCATCGAAATGACATTCGAAGCGCTTCGAGCTGGTTCCTTACACTTCGGCTACTATAACGAGATCCTTACCCCGGATTTCGCGGCTATCTCTTATTCCACTACCGGCTCTAGTCTGTTAAATCCTGTGGTCTACTGTCGCGGCAATAAGCTCGCTACGGTAACAGTGTCCGACACCCCCGCCGAAGCTGCCCCTACTACCACGACGTTTACCGACGGTGCGGAAACACAGGTTGCCGCATCTGGCGGTGAGATCACCCTGCCAGTTCAGGTCACCGGTGATGATGGTACAGCGGTGACCACCGGTGAGGTGGCAGTAACTTTGGACGGTAGACCGGTGGAAACCACGGCCCTTTCCCCGCAGGGGGGTATCGCGGCGATAACAATCCCAATTCCGGAAAACACCACCGCAGAGCCGGTGACATATTCGCTTACAGCTCACTATCTTGGTACTGACCGTTATCAGGAGTCGAGTGCCATGCATCGGATTGTTGTCGCTGGAACCTCCGCCCCAGCACCGGCACCTGTCGAAGAGGTTGCCACCACGACGACACTTGCTGCTCGTGCCGGCGATCTGATCGACAACGCCACCACTGTGGCATACACGTTGCAGGCAACAGTCACCGCTGCCGTTGGCACTGTTCCTGACGGGGCGGTGGTGAAGTTCACCGAACACGGCCAAACTTTGGCGACAGCCGTTGTCAGCAACGGGGTTGCAACAGCCCAGGTTGCGTTGGGGGAAGATGCACAGCACAGGATTACTGCCACATTGCAAGATGTTGATCTTGCCGGGAAACGCTATCTTGCATCTTCTGATACGCAGGTGGTGGCGGTGCCTTCCACGGCAGTGGAAACCCCGGAGGTGACCACCCCAATCCTGCCTATGGAAGAAACCACGATCACGCTGTCTGCTGCCGCGGAGACGCTTGCAGTTGGTGCCCCAGTGCCGCTGACTGCCACTGTTACAAGCCCGCAAGGCAAGCGTGCCGGCATTGTGGTTACCTTCCGGGATAATGGCCGCAATATTGGTCAAGCAACTACGGATGCATCGGGTGTTGCCACGTTTGCGGCACCGGTAACCGTTGATGGGCGTCACACGTTTCACGCAGTAAGTGCCGATCAGCCGACCGATACTGTGCTGCTGCTGGGAGCATCTTCTGCTGATCTCACCCTGGCCACCCGGCCGAAAACCACGATCAACAATGCGACGATCAGCCTTACTGCTGCCCCACAACAGCCGGTTGCCTTCGGCGACACGGTGACACTGACAGCAACAGTTACCCCGGCGACGGTAGTCAACAATGCCTGGGTGAGTTTCTATGAGGGCGACACACTGCTCGCCGATGTGCAGGTTGATCCTGCCACCGGCACCGCCTCGTTGCCGGTGGTTGCTACCGCGACGCGAACTCTCACCGCCCGGCTGAATCCGGGAACAAATACGCAAGTTTCCTACAATGGAGCGGACAGCGCACCGGTCACGATCACCCCAACTAGTGACGACTATCGGTTCGTCATTGACCCGAACGATCCGGCAACGCCAGGCAACACGGCAGGTTCTTCTGCCGAAGGTGCCGGGCAAGGCTCCTCGGACACGGAATCATCGTCCCCCATGCCGGTGCTCGTTGTGTTGGTGTTGGCTATTCTTGCCGGCGGACTAACTCTGCTGCCGCCGGTGCGTCAACAGTTCAACCTGCCACCACTGCCACCGCTGATCCCGCTTGGTTAA
- the trpS gene encoding tryptophan--tRNA ligase, protein MTDTATAKPEKKQRVLSGIQPTADSYHLGNYLGALKQWIELQNDYEAFYFIPDLHAITVPGQDPKALRHRTIAGAAQLLALGIDPQRSSLFVQSHVPEHAELGWVLTCMTGFGEARRMTQFKDKSAKQGQDNTTAGLYAYPMLMAADILLYRPQLVPVGEDQRQHLELTRNLAERFNNRYRKTFVVPEGLIPQGSAKIYDLQEPTSKMSKSGTNPKGLINLLDDPKVSAKRIKSAVTDTDSVIAYDPENKPGVSNLLVIQSALTGEPVDKLVAGYEGKGYGHLKVDTAEALEAFTTPLRARFDEYMADQAQLEHVLAQGAERAREIASQTLADVYEQVGFLARR, encoded by the coding sequence ATGACTGACACTGCCACTGCTAAGCCCGAAAAGAAACAACGCGTCCTCTCCGGGATTCAGCCGACAGCTGACTCCTACCATTTAGGGAACTATCTTGGCGCGCTCAAGCAGTGGATCGAATTACAAAACGACTATGAAGCCTTCTACTTCATCCCTGACCTCCATGCGATCACCGTCCCCGGGCAAGATCCGAAAGCGCTGCGCCATCGCACCATTGCTGGTGCTGCGCAACTGCTAGCTTTGGGGATTGATCCGCAGCGCTCGAGTTTGTTTGTGCAGTCCCATGTGCCAGAACATGCAGAACTCGGCTGGGTGCTGACCTGTATGACTGGGTTTGGTGAAGCCCGCCGCATGACCCAGTTCAAAGACAAGTCAGCAAAGCAAGGCCAAGACAACACCACCGCCGGACTCTATGCCTACCCGATGCTGATGGCCGCAGACATTTTGCTCTACCGGCCGCAGCTGGTGCCAGTAGGGGAGGATCAACGGCAGCATCTTGAGCTCACCCGGAACTTGGCTGAACGCTTCAACAACCGTTACCGCAAAACGTTTGTTGTCCCCGAAGGGTTGATTCCGCAAGGTTCAGCGAAAATCTATGATCTGCAAGAGCCAACCTCGAAGATGAGCAAATCAGGCACCAACCCGAAGGGGTTGATCAACCTGTTGGATGATCCGAAGGTCTCTGCAAAACGGATCAAGTCTGCTGTGACCGATACTGATTCGGTTATCGCCTACGATCCGGAGAACAAACCGGGCGTGTCGAATCTGCTGGTTATCCAGTCGGCGCTAACTGGTGAGCCAGTTGACAAACTCGTCGCCGGCTATGAAGGCAAAGGCTACGGTCACCTGAAAGTGGACACCGCCGAGGCTTTGGAAGCGTTCACCACCCCGCTGCGGGCACGCTTTGACGAATATATGGCTGACCAGGCGCAGCTTGAACACGTGCTCGCGCAAGGTGCGGAGCGTGCCCGCGAGATTGCCTCCCAAACCCTGGCCGATGTGTATGAGCAGGTTGGGTTCCTCGCCCGCCGTTAG
- a CDS encoding NADP-dependent isocitrate dehydrogenase, with translation MATIIYTRTDEAPLLATYSLKPVIEAFASAAGINVETRDISLAGRILAQFPDYLSDEQKVSDDLTYLGELAKTPDANIIKLPNISASVPQLKAAVAELQAAGFPIPDYPDSPSTDEEKAIRERYDAVKGSAVNPVLREGNSDRRAPIAVKNFVKKHPHRMGAWTADSKTNVATMDAGDFRHNEQSVIMPAEDTLQIVHVAADGTETVLKDGLRVLAGEVVDSTFMSAKKLDAFLREQVARAKEEGVLFSTHLKATMMKVSDPIIFGHVVRAFFADVYDKYGDTLLEHGLDGENGLAAIYAGLDKLDGGDEIKAAFDAALADGPALAMVNSHKGITNLHVPSDVIVDASMPAMIRTSGHMWNKDDQEQDTLAVLPDSSYAGVYQTVIDDCRKHGAFDPTTMGTVPNVGLMAQKAEEYGSHDKTFKIAADGTVKVINAAGETLMEHQVAAGDIWRACQAKDAPIQDWVKLAVTRSRLSGMPAVFWLDPERAHDRNLIELVKKYLADHDTDGLDIQIMSPVEATQFSIDRIREGKDTISVTGNVLRDYLTDLFPILELGTSAKMLSIVPLMAGGGLFETGAGGSAPKHVQQLVEENHLRWDSLGEFLALAESLRHFAQVDGNAKADVLASALDVATEKLLSEGKSPSRKAGEIDNRGSHFWLTKFWADALAAQSDDAELAAKFAPVAEALDKQAAAIDAQLIEVQGKPVDLGGYYYPNDDKTAAVMRPVAAFNEALQQL, from the coding sequence TTGGCAACCATTATTTACACTCGCACCGATGAAGCCCCGCTGCTGGCGACGTATTCACTCAAACCAGTGATTGAAGCGTTTGCTTCTGCTGCCGGGATTAATGTGGAGACCCGCGATATTTCGCTTGCTGGCCGTATTTTGGCGCAGTTCCCGGATTATTTGTCCGACGAGCAGAAGGTTTCCGATGATCTCACCTATTTGGGTGAGTTGGCCAAGACTCCGGATGCGAACATCATCAAGCTGCCGAATATTTCGGCTTCGGTGCCGCAGCTTAAGGCCGCGGTTGCTGAATTGCAGGCGGCTGGGTTCCCGATTCCGGATTATCCTGATTCCCCTTCCACCGATGAGGAAAAAGCTATTCGGGAGCGCTATGACGCGGTGAAGGGTTCGGCCGTGAACCCGGTGCTGCGGGAAGGAAACTCGGATCGCCGTGCCCCGATTGCGGTGAAGAACTTTGTAAAGAAGCATCCGCACCGGATGGGTGCTTGGACTGCTGATTCCAAGACCAATGTTGCCACCATGGATGCGGGCGATTTCCGGCACAATGAGCAGTCGGTGATTATGCCTGCCGAGGACACGTTACAGATTGTGCATGTGGCGGCTGACGGCACCGAGACTGTCCTGAAAGATGGTTTGCGGGTGCTTGCCGGCGAAGTGGTCGATTCGACCTTTATGTCGGCGAAGAAGCTTGATGCGTTCCTCCGTGAGCAGGTTGCTCGCGCAAAGGAAGAAGGGGTGTTGTTCTCTACACACCTGAAGGCGACGATGATGAAGGTTTCTGATCCGATCATCTTCGGTCATGTGGTACGTGCGTTCTTCGCTGACGTCTACGACAAGTATGGTGACACGCTGCTGGAGCACGGCTTGGATGGCGAAAACGGGTTGGCTGCTATCTATGCTGGTTTGGACAAGCTTGACGGTGGCGATGAGATTAAGGCTGCTTTCGATGCAGCACTGGCCGACGGTCCGGCACTGGCGATGGTGAATTCGCACAAGGGCATCACGAATCTGCATGTGCCGTCCGATGTTATTGTCGATGCTTCCATGCCGGCGATGATCCGCACCTCTGGCCACATGTGGAATAAGGATGATCAGGAGCAGGACACGCTCGCAGTGCTGCCGGATTCTTCCTATGCCGGGGTGTATCAGACGGTGATTGATGATTGCCGTAAGCATGGTGCGTTTGATCCGACCACTATGGGTACGGTTCCAAATGTCGGTTTGATGGCTCAAAAAGCCGAAGAGTACGGCTCCCATGACAAAACGTTCAAGATTGCCGCTGATGGCACGGTGAAGGTTATCAACGCTGCTGGCGAAACCCTGATGGAACACCAGGTTGCGGCGGGTGATATTTGGCGTGCCTGCCAGGCGAAAGACGCCCCAATTCAAGATTGGGTGAAGCTGGCAGTGACCCGTTCCCGTCTGTCGGGGATGCCGGCGGTGTTCTGGCTTGATCCAGAACGTGCCCACGATCGTAACTTGATCGAATTGGTGAAGAAGTATCTGGCCGATCATGACACCGACGGGCTCGACATTCAGATCATGTCCCCGGTGGAGGCGACCCAGTTCTCGATTGACCGCATCCGGGAGGGCAAAGACACGATCTCTGTCACCGGTAACGTGCTGCGTGACTATCTCACCGACTTGTTCCCTATTTTGGAGTTGGGCACTTCGGCGAAGATGCTGTCGATTGTGCCGCTTATGGCCGGTGGTGGCCTGTTTGAAACCGGTGCCGGTGGTTCTGCTCCAAAGCATGTGCAGCAGCTGGTAGAAGAAAACCATCTGCGTTGGGATTCGCTCGGCGAATTCTTAGCGCTTGCCGAGTCGCTGCGTCACTTCGCGCAGGTTGATGGCAATGCTAAGGCTGATGTGTTGGCATCTGCCCTCGATGTCGCCACCGAGAAGCTGCTGAGCGAAGGGAAGTCCCCGTCGCGCAAGGCCGGTGAGATCGACAACCGTGGCTCCCACTTCTGGTTGACGAAGTTCTGGGCTGATGCGCTTGCGGCACAAAGCGACGATGCGGAATTGGCAGCAAAGTTCGCCCCGGTGGCCGAGGCGCTCGACAAGCAGGCTGCAGCTATCGATGCCCAGCTCATTGAGGTACAGGGCAAGCCTGTTGATTTGGGCGGCTACTACTACCCCAATGATGACAAGACGGCGGCTGTGATGCGTCCGGTTGCTGCCTTCAATGAGGCACTCCAACAGCTCTAA
- a CDS encoding ATP-binding cassette domain-containing protein translates to MPIIEMTNVTKVYPSRRKQPEVRALDGLDLTVEQGTVRALLGPNGAGKTTTVKVLSTLTTPTSGTAIIDGVSVIDHPQQTRRMIGASGQYATVDEKLTARENLMLIARLFHLGSQGAKQRTAELLEAFNLVEPADRPVGGFSGGMRRRIDLAASLVNDPKILILDEPTTGLDPAARLALWEIIRQRVAAGTTLLLTTQYLEEADQLADDISVIDHGRVIAEGTPDELKAQVGGQRISVTCQTDEAIGQLTNIVTATSHDPRSVVTKGRTVSAAVHDGQHALAAVLAETNAAGIALHDAGMQRPTLDDVFVTLTQSDSTSA, encoded by the coding sequence ATGCCAATCATTGAAATGACCAATGTGACCAAGGTGTATCCGTCGCGGCGGAAACAACCGGAAGTCCGTGCCCTTGACGGGTTAGATTTAACAGTGGAGCAGGGCACTGTTCGCGCCTTGTTGGGGCCGAATGGGGCGGGAAAGACAACCACCGTCAAGGTGTTGTCGACATTAACCACTCCGACGAGTGGCACAGCGATCATCGATGGGGTGTCGGTGATCGATCATCCGCAGCAAACCCGCCGTATGATTGGCGCGTCTGGCCAGTACGCGACGGTTGATGAGAAACTGACCGCCCGGGAGAATCTTATGCTGATCGCCCGGCTGTTCCATCTAGGTTCACAAGGGGCGAAACAGCGCACAGCTGAGCTTCTTGAGGCGTTTAATCTTGTTGAGCCTGCTGACCGGCCGGTTGGTGGATTCTCCGGGGGTATGCGTCGCCGCATCGACTTGGCTGCTTCCCTGGTGAACGATCCAAAGATTTTGATCCTTGACGAGCCCACCACTGGCCTTGATCCGGCAGCTCGCCTCGCCCTGTGGGAGATCATTCGGCAACGGGTAGCTGCCGGCACGACGTTGCTGCTCACTACCCAATATTTAGAGGAAGCCGATCAGTTAGCTGACGATATTTCAGTTATTGATCACGGTCGGGTTATCGCTGAAGGCACCCCTGACGAATTGAAAGCACAAGTTGGCGGGCAACGCATCTCGGTTACCTGTCAAACCGATGAGGCCATTGGCCAGCTCACCAATATTGTCACCGCGACCAGTCATGATCCGCGTTCTGTCGTGACGAAAGGACGCACCGTTTCCGCGGCAGTCCATGACGGTCAGCACGCACTTGCTGCGGTGCTCGCAGAAACCAACGCGGCCGGAATCGCGTTGCACGATGCAGGTATGCAGCGGCCCACCTTGGATGACGTGTTCGTCACCTTAACTCAATCCGATTCGACGAGCGCGTAA
- a CDS encoding ABC transporter permease, whose amino-acid sequence MTWFIDFYAVLVRNLQRLKRTPEVVIFGLIQPIMFVLLFSQVFGGAIALPGASYIDYMLPGILAQSTIFGASVSGMMIAQDKKDGIMDRFRILPISRSAIIFARATADGLINVMSAAVMVLTGLALGWRAHTSLWEFLAGFGLLALFGWAFSFLLIFLGFAVKTPEALNSASFIVMFPATFLSNGFVPTQTMPKFLSTIATWNPVSAIVQAVRNLFGGNGDLPVPDVWAMQHPVLFVLIASTICVAIFAPLSVSRVSTHT is encoded by the coding sequence ATGACTTGGTTTATTGATTTCTATGCCGTGCTAGTACGGAACCTGCAGCGTCTAAAACGCACCCCAGAGGTGGTGATTTTCGGCCTTATTCAGCCGATCATGTTTGTGCTGCTGTTTAGTCAGGTTTTTGGCGGCGCTATTGCTCTACCAGGGGCAAGCTATATTGACTATATGCTGCCCGGTATTCTCGCTCAGAGCACCATTTTCGGGGCTTCCGTATCGGGCATGATGATTGCGCAAGATAAAAAAGACGGCATCATGGATCGCTTCCGGATTTTGCCAATCTCCCGGAGTGCGATTATTTTCGCCCGCGCCACCGCCGACGGGCTGATCAACGTTATGTCGGCAGCTGTCATGGTGCTCACAGGGCTGGCCTTAGGCTGGCGTGCACACACCAGCCTGTGGGAATTTTTGGCCGGTTTCGGTTTGCTTGCCCTGTTCGGATGGGCGTTTAGCTTCCTGCTGATCTTCCTAGGGTTCGCAGTGAAAACCCCGGAGGCGTTGAACTCGGCATCGTTTATCGTCATGTTCCCTGCAACATTCCTCTCGAACGGGTTTGTGCCGACACAAACCATGCCGAAGTTCCTTTCCACAATCGCCACCTGGAATCCGGTGTCGGCTATTGTGCAGGCTGTCCGGAATTTGTTCGGCGGCAACGGGGATCTTCCGGTCCCGGATGTTTGGGCAATGCAGCATCCCGTGTTGTTCGTCCTGATTGCGTCAACGATTTGTGTCGCAATTTTTGCCCCACTATCGGTCTCCCGGGTATCCACGCACACTTAA
- a CDS encoding inorganic phosphate transporter: MSTAHDAPPLAAPNEGKDLWWHLVFGGLLAIALIWFTFWSFGYTGPNANKTILLITIVFAVFMSFNIGGNDVANSFGTSVGAGTLTIKQALLVAAVFEVGGAVLAGGDVTDTVRSGIVKLDPEILQPMDFAFIMMSALLGAALWLLIATRLGWPVSTTHSIVGGIVGAAVTIGLVTGTGGWEMVQWNKIASIVASWVISPVLGGVVAFLLFSLVKKYILVYNENADQSLRKIKLERAELRTKHKTAFARLDELQQISYTNAMVRDAQIMAQESYDPNALESNYYKELHRINTQVDDVQAHRALETWVPILAALGSVVIGSMLLFKGLKNLHLGISAVGNYVILGMVAVSVWMAVSIFARTLKRQALDRSTFTLFSWMQVFTASAFAFSHGSNDIANAIGPFAAVIDVLKTDAVNAKVAVPGAAMLTMGIALVSGLWFIGRYVIKTVGSDLTKMHPASGFSAELAAAGVVMLASVLGIPVSSTHILIGAVLGVGVVNRAANWKLMKPIGMAWVITLPVAAVIASLCVLALRAVFG, translated from the coding sequence ATGTCTACTGCACATGATGCACCGCCACTAGCCGCCCCAAATGAGGGCAAAGACCTGTGGTGGCATCTCGTATTCGGGGGGCTCCTCGCCATTGCCCTGATCTGGTTTACATTCTGGTCATTCGGCTACACCGGGCCGAATGCAAACAAAACCATTTTGTTGATCACCATCGTGTTTGCAGTGTTCATGTCATTCAATATCGGTGGCAATGACGTCGCAAACTCCTTTGGCACCTCAGTAGGTGCAGGCACATTAACCATCAAACAAGCCCTGCTGGTCGCCGCCGTATTCGAAGTCGGCGGGGCAGTGCTTGCCGGCGGCGACGTGACCGACACAGTGCGCTCCGGGATCGTGAAACTCGATCCAGAGATCCTGCAACCCATGGATTTCGCATTCATTATGATGTCTGCCCTGCTCGGGGCGGCACTGTGGCTACTCATCGCCACCCGCTTAGGGTGGCCAGTATCGACAACCCACTCCATTGTCGGCGGTATTGTTGGTGCTGCTGTCACCATTGGTTTGGTCACCGGAACCGGCGGCTGGGAGATGGTGCAATGGAATAAAATCGCCTCAATTGTCGCTTCCTGGGTGATCAGCCCAGTACTTGGCGGGGTCGTCGCATTCCTGCTGTTCTCCCTGGTGAAAAAATATATTCTGGTCTACAACGAAAACGCCGACCAGTCGCTGCGGAAAATCAAACTTGAACGGGCCGAACTGCGCACCAAACACAAAACTGCTTTCGCACGCCTTGACGAACTTCAACAGATTTCCTACACCAACGCCATGGTGCGTGACGCCCAGATCATGGCACAGGAAAGCTACGATCCCAACGCCCTCGAGTCGAACTATTACAAAGAACTCCACCGCATCAACACCCAAGTTGATGATGTGCAAGCCCACCGCGCACTGGAAACCTGGGTGCCAATTCTTGCGGCACTCGGATCAGTGGTTATCGGCTCGATGCTGTTGTTTAAAGGCCTGAAAAACCTGCATCTAGGGATTTCTGCGGTTGGCAACTATGTCATCCTCGGTATGGTGGCAGTTTCGGTGTGGATGGCTGTATCAATTTTTGCCCGCACCCTGAAACGACAAGCACTCGATCGTTCCACGTTCACGCTGTTTTCCTGGATGCAGGTGTTTACCGCTTCAGCATTCGCGTTTTCTCACGGATCCAACGATATTGCCAACGCTATCGGGCCATTTGCGGCAGTAATCGATGTGCTGAAAACCGATGCTGTCAACGCGAAAGTAGCAGTTCCTGGTGCAGCGATGCTTACCATGGGAATCGCGCTGGTGAGCGGCCTGTGGTTTATTGGCCGCTATGTGATCAAAACGGTGGGTTCTGACTTGACGAAAATGCACCCTGCCAGCGGATTTTCTGCGGAACTTGCTGCTGCAGGTGTAGTGATGCTCGCATCAGTGTTGGGTATTCCCGTGTCATCCACCCACATTTTGATTGGTGCCGTGCTCGGCGTTGGTGTGGTAAACCGTGCCGCGAACTGGAAGCTCATGAAACCGATCGGTATGGCCTGGGTAATCACGTTGCCGGTAGCGGCGGTAATCGCCTCGCTGTGTGTGCTCGCGCTACGGGCAGTGTTCGGATAG